A window from Glaciimonas sp. PCH181 encodes these proteins:
- a CDS encoding MaoC/PaaZ C-terminal domain-containing protein, with protein sequence MISSSIVGRTAGQSEVVATLRRVQAYAAVLGAIKDCYTNDLTSEVVAPPPFAVCLEWPVVSGWWSELGDFSSPEEALGSVHVLQDSRFHALIKQGQSLRTTGRIAAVRQTRAGAYVALKLETVDAVTAQPMVSSWWGGIFLNTSVDGDDRCEEESPLLRPDAEVPAGFDRITLPIQRLYPHLYSECSQIWNPIHTEKSFAKQNRLDDIILHGSATWALTAQKLIDFYADGDPGRLARIAVRFKAPVIPGLPITIEHTSDSPDGREVAFAVRNASGNLALTHGIAEFR encoded by the coding sequence ATGATTTCATCAAGCATTGTGGGCCGGACTGCCGGTCAATCCGAGGTAGTCGCAACATTGCGGCGCGTGCAAGCTTATGCGGCCGTGCTTGGGGCTATTAAAGACTGCTATACCAATGACCTAACGTCGGAAGTTGTGGCGCCCCCGCCGTTCGCAGTCTGCCTCGAGTGGCCAGTGGTAAGCGGTTGGTGGAGTGAATTGGGAGATTTCTCCAGCCCAGAAGAAGCGCTTGGTTCTGTCCATGTGTTACAAGATTCGCGTTTCCATGCTTTGATCAAGCAGGGGCAATCATTGCGTACCACCGGTCGGATTGCAGCAGTTCGCCAGACGCGCGCCGGGGCCTATGTAGCGCTTAAGCTTGAAACCGTGGATGCTGTGACAGCACAACCGATGGTGTCGAGTTGGTGGGGGGGTATCTTCTTGAATACATCTGTTGACGGTGATGATCGTTGCGAAGAAGAGTCGCCTCTCTTGCGGCCGGATGCCGAAGTGCCAGCGGGCTTCGATCGCATTACGCTGCCGATTCAGCGCTTGTATCCTCACCTCTATTCCGAGTGTTCCCAAATTTGGAATCCAATCCATACTGAAAAGTCTTTCGCCAAGCAGAATCGCTTAGACGATATTATTCTGCACGGCTCAGCAACTTGGGCGCTGACAGCGCAGAAGCTGATTGATTTCTACGCCGATGGCGATCCTGGTCGCCTTGCCCGAATAGCTGTGCGCTTTAAGGCGCCTGTTATCCCGGGACTGCCCATCACAATTGAACATACATCCGATTCACCTGACGGACGGGAAGTGGCGTTTGCCGTAAGAAACGCCTCAGGAAACCTGGCGCTAACACATGGAATTGCGGAATTTCGTTGA
- a CDS encoding amidohydrolase family protein — protein sequence MVIDVHGHAFSERFLHDLARTPIAGLQCSKEGGLFQVRHPGDERNKSTLDKHLYDMPYRLDGMRKRKIEKQFFGPQPFLLSWKGSAANVALSRALNKQSAEVAQDGEGLLEAMAVLALGEPDRAADELKRAVEDYGMRAAMIPSTAGGRPLDDAIFSPVFEMVERLGIMLFMHPTEMHTERYGHYLNHVLVGFPHETTLAVTRMIFEGFFERHPALKLILAHGGGNLAFLSGRLDAAYEATGWEADPYCRKYITKAPSAYLKDLYYDTCTLSEDSNRFLIEKMGANRVVFGTDYPFDIGDPEGRRSFPVLDSLPADQRELVARGNVIALLER from the coding sequence ATGGTTATAGACGTTCACGGACACGCATTTTCGGAGCGCTTTCTTCACGATCTCGCCCGCACGCCAATTGCTGGGTTGCAGTGTAGCAAAGAGGGGGGGCTTTTTCAGGTCCGGCACCCGGGCGATGAGCGAAATAAGAGCACACTAGATAAGCATCTTTACGACATGCCCTATCGTCTCGACGGCATGCGCAAGCGCAAGATCGAAAAGCAGTTCTTTGGTCCACAGCCATTCCTTCTGTCTTGGAAAGGAAGCGCAGCCAACGTCGCGCTTTCTCGCGCATTGAACAAGCAATCAGCCGAGGTCGCTCAAGACGGCGAGGGATTGCTCGAAGCCATGGCAGTGCTGGCGTTGGGCGAACCTGATCGTGCTGCGGATGAATTAAAACGCGCCGTCGAGGACTATGGCATGCGTGCGGCGATGATTCCTTCGACCGCAGGAGGTCGTCCGCTGGACGATGCCATTTTTAGTCCCGTATTCGAGATGGTGGAACGCTTAGGTATTATGCTTTTCATGCATCCCACGGAGATGCATACCGAGCGCTACGGCCATTATTTGAACCACGTGCTGGTTGGCTTTCCGCATGAAACAACCTTGGCGGTTACCCGCATGATATTCGAGGGATTCTTCGAGCGACATCCCGCATTAAAGCTCATTCTGGCGCATGGAGGCGGAAATCTGGCCTTTCTGAGTGGCCGTCTCGACGCAGCTTACGAGGCTACCGGCTGGGAGGCAGATCCTTACTGCCGAAAATATATCACCAAGGCACCCAGCGCATACTTGAAAGATCTTTATTACGACACGTGTACCTTGAGCGAAGATAGTAACCGTTTCCTCATCGAAAAAATGGGTGCGAATCGCGTGGTGTTTGGAACGGACTATCCCTTCGACATCGGCGATCCTGAAGGTCGCCGGTCTTTCCCTGTTCTGGACTCCTTGCCAGCCGATCAGCGGGAACTGGTCGCACGCGGAAATGTGATTGCGCTGCTCGAACGCTAA
- a CDS encoding MFS transporter: protein MKYGASIDIQEFMSKQSFTRGQLLIAFLCAMATMIDGYDTQVMSFVAPLLSAELHINRLALGSVFSAGLVGMLIGSILVGFISDRFGRRPALLGSLLWTSVAMFLTTFASSVQELLVLRVITGIGLGATLPIAIAMTSESVAKRVRVTTVMLMYCFFSVGGALAALVTDQLTVHFHWSSVFFVGGCATAILACVIAVFLPESISFLVAKEKPRKDVLKTIKVIFPFLKESDTPIFSASQQEKNGSQPLGKLFTEGRAPITVLLWITFAFGYLVIYFMLSWLPSMLRDVGLDQHKSFMVAVAFQLGTPLGSIVLGRLIDRFQPSVVLGTAFVTGSLFVYLISISSGSVVMLCLLALVAGACVVAGMIGFVANAAELYPTAIRATGIGWGLAMGRIGGIVGPTLGGILLSMEVSSQNVFRLSVLPELIAGLATFALIYFSRRLQKKDREMPNRELTAGMSMSD, encoded by the coding sequence GTGAAATATGGTGCAAGCATAGATATTCAGGAATTCATGAGTAAGCAATCCTTTACACGGGGACAGTTGCTCATTGCTTTTTTATGTGCCATGGCAACAATGATTGATGGCTACGACACGCAGGTAATGTCCTTTGTGGCGCCGTTATTGTCTGCCGAGCTGCACATCAACCGACTCGCCTTAGGGAGCGTCTTCTCTGCCGGTCTGGTCGGCATGCTGATTGGCTCGATTTTGGTGGGATTCATCTCAGATCGTTTTGGTCGACGACCGGCTCTGCTCGGTAGCCTGCTTTGGACTAGCGTTGCGATGTTCCTGACGACATTCGCCAGTTCTGTTCAAGAACTGCTCGTTTTGCGCGTGATAACGGGCATAGGACTCGGAGCAACGCTTCCCATCGCGATTGCCATGACGTCGGAAAGCGTTGCAAAGCGTGTTCGCGTAACAACCGTGATGTTGATGTATTGCTTTTTTTCTGTGGGTGGTGCGTTGGCTGCTCTCGTAACCGATCAACTTACCGTTCACTTTCATTGGTCGTCGGTATTCTTTGTTGGAGGATGTGCAACCGCCATCCTCGCTTGTGTGATCGCAGTTTTTCTGCCGGAATCAATCTCCTTTCTAGTCGCGAAGGAGAAGCCGAGGAAGGACGTCTTAAAAACAATCAAGGTGATATTTCCGTTTCTGAAAGAGAGCGATACGCCGATTTTCTCTGCTAGCCAGCAGGAAAAAAATGGAAGTCAGCCTCTTGGGAAGTTATTCACGGAAGGACGAGCGCCAATTACCGTTTTGCTGTGGATTACATTTGCTTTCGGCTATCTCGTCATTTATTTCATGCTCTCATGGCTTCCCTCGATGCTGCGAGACGTAGGGCTTGATCAACATAAATCATTCATGGTGGCCGTCGCGTTTCAGTTGGGCACGCCGCTCGGCTCAATCGTTTTGGGTCGACTAATCGATCGGTTCCAGCCGTCGGTAGTGTTGGGGACAGCATTTGTAACGGGCTCTCTATTTGTTTATTTAATTAGTATTTCAAGCGGATCGGTGGTCATGCTCTGCTTACTCGCGCTCGTTGCGGGAGCATGCGTCGTGGCAGGTATGATCGGCTTTGTGGCAAATGCTGCTGAGCTCTATCCGACCGCGATTCGGGCAACCGGCATAGGTTGGGGACTTGCAATGGGTAGGATCGGCGGTATCGTCGGTCCTACCTTGGGCGGCATACTTCTTTCCATGGAGGTGTCGTCCCAGAATGTCTTTCGTTTATCTGTCCTGCCGGAGCTCATTGCCGGGCTGGCCACCTTTGCGCTCATTTATTTCAGTCGCAGATTGCAAAAAAAGGATAGAGAAATGCCTAACCGCGAGCTAACGGCAGGAATGTCAATGTCGGATTGA
- a CDS encoding TetR/AcrR family transcriptional regulator has product MLKTKESGKRFTRAEKSVQVRQNLLEAAMDIIGKYGYADASIAKITDLANVAQGTFYNYFESRDDILNQVLVAMGEMMLDFISGEVTAEDAIEREMQRFDAFFKFLLKKPQFYRVLNEAQIFAPEGYKKHFENITGNYKSTLRRAHKNGNIKGYDENELDAIVAILMGIRASLGQEYAYSDGKVRPIPSFVRDAYRKLIERGIFT; this is encoded by the coding sequence ATGTTGAAGACAAAAGAATCAGGTAAGCGCTTCACCCGCGCCGAGAAGTCGGTACAGGTACGACAGAATTTGTTGGAGGCGGCAATGGATATTATCGGGAAATATGGTTACGCCGATGCATCGATCGCAAAGATCACCGACCTGGCCAACGTCGCTCAAGGTACCTTCTATAACTACTTCGAATCCCGAGACGACATATTGAATCAAGTCCTCGTGGCGATGGGTGAAATGATGCTCGACTTTATCTCCGGCGAGGTAACAGCGGAAGATGCAATTGAGCGAGAAATGCAGCGATTCGACGCCTTCTTTAAGTTTCTGTTAAAGAAACCTCAGTTCTATCGCGTCCTTAACGAGGCACAGATTTTTGCCCCGGAAGGATATAAGAAGCACTTCGAAAACATCACGGGGAATTATAAATCTACTCTCCGCAGAGCACACAAGAATGGCAACATCAAAGGCTACGATGAGAACGAACTCGATGCAATCGTGGCGATCTTAATGGGCATTCGTGCCTCTCTGGGCCAGGAGTACGCCTATTCAGATGGAAAGGTTAGACCGATTCCAAGCTTCGTTAGAGACGCATATCGAAAGCTGATTGAACGGGGAATTTTCACATAA